In Balaenoptera musculus isolate JJ_BM4_2016_0621 chromosome 16, mBalMus1.pri.v3, whole genome shotgun sequence, the DNA window ATGCTTTGTAACGATTCTTCTCATCCTCCATTTACAGGTTACCTATAAATTCACCTGAATAATGTAACCTAATTCCTACTGAGGATTAAGGTTTTTAATTATaggttttcttctttcactttcttgatcaGTGATTCCCAACCATGTAGGAGTTAATGAAACTAAGAAACTAATTTTGTGTCACCACTGCTACCAAGACAGAAATACCAAGTGATATGTGCTTTTCAGATTAAATTAATGCTATTTTGTtctctaaaatgtaaaaaaataagatgTAGCCCTCAATTTAGTATTCGACACTCTTAAGGGTCAAGCCAATCAAAAATTGTCTTTGAACAATAAAAAAGtttatgcttttaaattaaaaaacatatattacaaacattatgtaataataaaattatagcaaACGAAATATTCAGACTGACCCCACGGCATTCACACCACACCAGAATTTTGCCTGAaacaaaagagtaaattttatcCCCCAAAGTAGGTAAGTCCATGCTGCTGAAAACTTCAGTCCTAGACCCCACGAATGAGGTACATAGCTCATGCTTAACAGATACATACATTAACCATTCTTAACCGCCCCTCACCAGGGCCCTGAGGGGTAGGAAGGATGAAACGTGAACGCAAGCACTCCCATAGACAGAATTATCCAACTATAAAAATTCATACATGTGACCTTTACCACATCTTGGAAGATAGCTGATTTTAATCTGTGAACCCACCTCtgaaaaccacaacaaaaatcaataggaaatgatttaatgtaaaatatacaaatttctcAGTATGAGAACTTCCACGAAACAGGGAGAATGACaactaaaacaatttttcttaaaaaagaacactCCCCTTACCTTGTCCTTGCTACCCAACACTCAAAAACAAATCTGTAcaaaaccacaaacacagaaaaggaCCTTAGAGGATGTTACGATGCAAAGCCTTCAGACCTAATCTAAACTGCTCTCCTCACCGAGACCCTCCCCCGATAAAGTTGAGGGTTCCCAGGTCCACTGGGGAAAGTGAGTGGTCTCAGATCATCACCCCTGCTGTGCTACAGATGATCCACGGTCACTCGCTGTCAAACTTAACAGAATTGACTTGGACAGAGATGGAGCCTCCCCGGTAGCTGCCCCGCTTCTTCTTGGTTTTCTCATGCCGGAAGGATTTGCCTTTGGTGAACTTCAGAACTTGATTGGCTCGCTCCCCCCAGTCTCCAGTTGCACCCCGCTGGTAAGTAGAGACAGGTGGTTAGCACACAGAAGGACAACGCCAGGGCCCTGTCAGTTTCTTCTCCCTGCTCCAGCCAACCCGAACCCAGAGAACCTCCTACCAACCAGAACCAAAAGCTATCCtctctctcaccccaccccctcaagAATGGTGAAGaccctctctctcctcaccttGGCGTCAAAGGAATTGTCTGCCACTCGGGCATCCACCTTGATCTCCTCCTCCCTGATCCTTCGGAATGGGGAGGATCCCCTTCGTTCTCCCTAGAGAAGAATGAAGAAGGAAATTGAGGATGGAGTGGTCATGTAACAGGAAAGCCCTCCTGAGCTACACCCACAGCACGTATGCCAGGCCAGGCAAAGAGCTGTCAAGGTGCTctgcaatttttctttctcctctaaaCGCTGGCTCCTGAGAGGAAAATAAGACAActtactttcttccttttagGAAATGTGTTGGGGGTCTGGGGCTTTATCTTCTTGGCTGGAGGAGTCTCTGCCTCCTTAGCAGCCTCATTCTGCTTCCACTTCTTTCCTGAAcctacaaaacaaaaagccagacTCAGGAGACCAGTTTCCTGTCCCTCCTCCCAGGGTCCCACACTGAGGGCCTCCAACTAACTGGAAGCCAGTCATGGGCCTcggctccctatcccaccccaagAGTAGAGCCCATCCTGATATGGGGGACAAACCCAGGAGGCAGGTTCTTTGGATACAGACCTGGCTTAGCAACTGCCACTGCTGCCTTTTtcttgccctcctcctcctcgttgCTGTCCTTGTCTGCTTTTCCATTCTGGGCAGTCAGTGCAGAGGTGCCATTGGCCTTGGGGGTTTGTGGTCTTGGAGTGCCCTTGCCCTTgggcttctcctcttcctcctcctcactggAGTCCTCAGAGGAAGAAGTGCTGCTGCTCTCGGCCTTTGCTTTCTTCACAGAGGCTGGTTTGGAAGGGGCTACAGTTCCCCCTGCCTTCTGTGGCTTCTTTTTGGCTGGGGGTTTAGGCGTCTTCTCTTCCTCGTCTTCCTCGCTGCTGGAGCTGTCTGAATCAGAGCTGCTGTCCCCACCACCCTGAGAGGCCTGCTTGGCAGGCAAAGACGGAGCTGCTTTGGCCATCACCTTGGACTTAGGGGTGGCTAcattcttctttgtcttctcctCCTCACTAGAACTGCTCTCCTCCTCACTGGAGGTGCTATCAGCCTTTCTGGTCAGAGGCTTCTGGCCACTGGCTGCAGGCTGCTTGGGAGTTGTAGCCGGCTTAACCGCAGACTGCTTGGGAGTGGCAGCTGGCTTACCTGAGGAATTCTTGGTGGTACTGGCTGGCTTAGCAGGAGCTTCATCCTCAGAACTGTCGGAGTCTAGACAGAGAATGGAGTGAGTATCTCCCCAAATCAGACTGAGGGGAGCCCTTGGAGCTCCCACTGCCCTGAGGGCCTCCTATGCCTTACCTGAGCTGTCTGAAGAGCTCTCTGCTGCCTTCTTTGCTGGAGCTGGTTTAGTAGTTGCTTTGGAGATGCCTGCCTTAGCTGGGggtctcttttcttcctcagcaCTTGAATCTGGAAAGAACCTATGGCATTAGGCTGGGTCCAGAGTCCCAACCCAACCAGGGGCAATGAAAAGAAGGatgcagggagttccctggtggcctagtggtcaggattccaggctttcagtgctgtggcccgggttcaatccctggcgagggaactgagatcccaaaagccacacggcgcagccaaaaaaaaaaaagcagaagggaCAGAAGCATTTCCCTCCCTACTCCTCATACGCTCCCCAGACCCACTCACCACAGGTGATGATGACTCACCAGACTCGTCGCTGCTGTCCTCACTGCTCTCCACAGGCTGCTGCCTCTCTGCAGCTTTCTTGGGAGCCTGAATTCCCAGGGACTTCTTGGGTGGGGGAACAGAAGGCGGGGGAACTGAACTATAGGGACCTGTTTAAAAGGGACAGtgtggtgattttaaaatatgtacacaaaTTTTGATACTGCTTCCTTCTAGAAATGGAGCTTAATTCCCTATCCCTCGAGGGTGGGCTAGGATTAGTGGCTCATTTCTAACAAATAGACTACGGCAGAGATGATGGCATGCCATTTCTGAGTCTAGGTTATAAAAGGCAACGtggctttctcctctctctgggaGAAGCTGGCTGACACATGCCAAGGTCCACGTGGTGACTGCAGAGGTCCTCCTGCCATTGGGCCCTGGTCACAGTCGCGCAGCTTGACTCCCCGTGTCCAGTCACCTGGTTTTTTCTTCATGggttttttcttctgctcttcctcctcctcctcctcactggaGGAGTCCTCACTGCTGGAACTCTTTTGGGCAGGAGCGGCAGCTGCTTTCACTGGGGCCTTGGCCACAACTTGCTTTTTAGGTACAGTCTGCATCACACAGAGAAAATCAATTACCACAGGAAAATACTGACCCAACCAATCCCGCCATGCAATGGAGACCCCCCAACCACCTCCATCCCCAGTTCCTTCTTCCCTGGTAGAAATTAAGGCCCATACCTTCTTAGATACGGCTgctgccttctcctcctctgaGTCATcatcactgctgctgctgctactgctgctgctgctattacTACCAGCTGCTTTGCCGTTGACTACTTTAGCTGCTGGCCGAGCTGGTGtacctaagaaaaaagaaataatgtaagCGAGTATACAGACAGCTTTCGGATCCGCCATCTGCAGTGGCGCTGCCGTCAAGATGCAGATTTTCATGAAGACCCTGACAGGGAAGACCATCACTCTCAAGGCTGAACCTTCAGATACAATAGAAAATGTAAAGGCCAAGATCCAGGATAAAGAAGGAATCCCTCCTAACCAGCAAAGACTGATCTTTGCTGGCAAGCAACTGGAGGATGGCCATACTTCGTCTGACTACAACATTCAAAAGGAGtccaccagggcttccctggtggcgcattgattaagaatccgcctgccaatgcaggggacacgggttcgagctctggtccgggaagatcccacatgctgcagagcaactaagcccgtgcgccacaactatgactgctcacctagagcccatgctccacaacaagagaagccactgcaatgagaagcccgcacacaacaacgaagagtagcccccgctcgccacaactagagaaagcctgcatgcagcaacggagacccaacgcagccaaaaataaactaaataaattttaaaaaaaagaaaaaaagagtccatTCATCTGTGTGGAGACTTCGTGGTGGtgctaagaaaaggaagaagtctTACACCACTCCCAAGAAGAACAAGCATAAGAGAAAGAAGGCTAAGCTGGCTGTCCTGAAATACTGTAAGGTGGATGAAAATGGCAAAATCAGTAGTCTGCGTCAGGAGTGCCCTTCAGATGAATGCGGTGCTGGAGTTTCCATGGCCAGCCACTTTGACAGACACTATTGTGGCAAATGTTGCACGGAACTATTAGCATGGAACTATTAGCGCGGAACTTAGGAGTCTGTCAATTCTCTTGCCTTTGGAGGAAGCATGAAGGAGAATGCTGTGGTTTACTACATCAAAGGATGAATTTCTTGCCCAATTTCAGGAATAAACCTGTCTTCCAAAAAATGATATGATGCAAATTATTTGAATATGCCCTCTGAAgtctttaaaacatgttttcccTCACTGCAGACTATTTCTGTAGTTACTAGTCCCTAACTATAAAAGTTTTTACTTActaggaaaatgtttctttttaaaaaaaatgacaccagTCAATACCTCTAGTTCAACAACCAGTGCCATTTCACTCCTGTGCTGAATTAAGGAATTTTCACATCAGTCCCCAGGGCAACCTGGTCCCCAGTCCAGCCTCCTAGGAACATAAACAATACCTGGTTTGGCTGGGGCTTTAGCCTGAGCTTTAGCTGCCACGGGTGTTGTCTTTGGCTTCTGGTTCTTTGGCACCTCATCCTCTGAGCTTGAGTCAGAATCAGAATCAGAGCTCTTGGCCTTCTTAGGAGGAGCTTTGACTGTCTTGGCTTGGGGTTTAACTCCCTTCTGTGAGAAAACACACAACCAAGAGAATCAGCAAGAGTTTCAGGGCACCCAAAGGACATCCTAAGGTAGAAAGCTTCCTAGGTGCCTCCTTTTTTAGGCCTTGTCCCTGCCATTTCCTGTCTAGAGTTCCCTGTACCTGTCCACAAAACATATTCTCTTACTCTTGGAGTCGCTGACAGTATCCCAGAGAAACCCAATACTGCCAGGGAAGCAGAACAGGTTGAATTTCCTCTAGATTCAGGGCTCAACTTCAACCTCACATAATCCTTCCCAAACCTCCTACTTCTACAACCTCCCTGAAAAACCATGTAATCACCTGTTATATACCTAACGCCATCAAGCTAAAAGCCAagattttagtttcttctttccaATCCCTTAGCAatccttttccttctcaaagtTGCAAACCTGGacaggctttttctttttgtcctcttCCTCATCATCACTGGATTcttcactgctgctgctgctctctGATGCCTTGACTGCAGCCTTTCCAGGATGCTGAAGCAGACTGGCTCGCTTGGCAGGTACAGCTGAACAAAAGTACAGGTCCCAGTAAGAATCAGCCATTTAGCACAGACAGGCTCCAAATCCTTTTCCTGGAACCACAACTCCCTGCTGGGTCTTACCAGCTTTCTTAGCAGGAGGCCCCTGGGCTTCTTCCTCCTCGCTGCTGTCCTCACTGCTGTCACTGGATGAAGTCTTCTTCTTAGCCTTCTTAGTCACTGGTCCATTTGCCTGTAACTTCCGCTTTGGGGCCTTGGTGGACCTGTTGAGGTAGATTAGGCTAACTCCTGGGGAATCAGGACCTTCCCAAACCAAAGAACACAGTCCAGCCTACGTGGGGGGAGAAAACAGCCACATTAGCACAGAGAAGACTTACTTGAGCCAGAAACTATAGATGTCCAAGAGGGAAGAGGCGTTGGCATCCTGCTGGGTctgtaagagaaaagagagagagcagggtAAGAAAGTTTTAATTTGATATAAATGTTACATCTCTGTAAGACTTCTCCTGCTTGTataaattaggagaaaaatattctatttatgtATTTCCCAGTTTTTGGTATCAAAAACTTGGGCTATCCCTGTAGTCTCTGGCACCATCTATCTATTCCCCCACCTGTCAATCCTATTTatcaaagcctttaaaaatatgcattccCTTTACTCTAGCAGTGTACTATCTAAGAATTTATCCTTACCCATGAAACAAACATCTACACAGGAGGATGTTTGCGGCAACATGGTTTATAATTCCAAATCACTGGAAACCATCCTCCAAAAGAAGATTAGTAAAAATCTATGTTACATATTCAGTACAGAATTGCATTCAGCTATTACACTGATTATAGATTATAAGTTGGTGTCCAAAAAAATAGCAAGGCATTACAGTATATACAAAAATACAGGCTCAAAGTTAGATGAGTAGATGTGAAACTCACCTCTGCCAATTATTAAcgtgtgaccctgagcaaatcacttaatctgggacttccctggtggcgcagtggttaagaatccacctgccaatgcatgggacatgggttcgagccctggtccaggaagatcccacatgccgcagagcaactaaacccgtgtgccacaactactgaacctgtgctctagagccctcgagccacaactactgagcctgcgtaccacaactactgaagcccgcacacctacagcccatgctccacaagagaagccaccacaatgagaagcccgcgcaccgcaacaaaccaatgcagccaaaaataaataaataaataaaaattaagagaaaaataaatcatttaatctttctgagaCTGTTTCCTTCCCTATAAGATAGATGACACTACACATCTTATTAACTTGTTGAGAAGAtaagaaataatgcatataaGGGGCTTAGCACCTGGAAATAGCATCTTGCCCTTAGTAAACCCTCCACAGAGATTAGTTTTTTGTCACATAAAAaagatttctgggcttccctggtggcgcagtggttgagagtctgcctgccaatgcagggcacacgggttcgagccctggtctgggaggatcccacatgccgcggagcaactgggcccgtgagccccaactactgagcctgcgcgtctggagcctgtgctctgcaacaagagaggccacgatagtgagaggcccgcgcaccgcgaggaagagtggcccccgcttgccgcaactggagaaagccctcgcacagaaacgaagatccaacacagccaaaaataaaataaataaaataaataaagaattattctgcctaaaaaaaaaaaaaagatttctgattCTGAAAGGCCCAATTTCATCCAGCCCACTCTCTTCAGCCTCCCTAACAGTCAAAACAGTTCCAATATGAAAGCAGCTGTATCAGATCACATGGCAGGCTGTCCCAGCTTAAGGCAGCCCTTTCTGAGGCCGATCTGACTCTCAACTTGCGTAGCCTGATTCTACCACAAAGAACAAGCTTACCTTCTTAGTCAAAGACTAAGACCGCTAAGGACCACCATACCACTCCACTCTACCCTCAAGGTGTTTTCTCATGCAGTCATGTCTGCTCTCCTTGAGATGTAGATTCCAAACCTTTCACGTTCCCGGTCATCTtccttttacttgtttttagaACATCCTAAGGTACGATAACTAAGATAACAGCTTTCACTCATTGATGCTTCCTGAGCACCAGGCACCGGTATTGCCActttgtatatgtacatataatgttACTGAAACTCACAAAAATCCTATAAAGTGGCTGATGACATCCCCATAGAAGTAGAAACAGATTCAGGGACGTTAAGCAAGCTGCCTGGATCATACATTTCAAAAGTGGCAGAGGCTGTTCCCAAACCTAGACTTGTCTGATGCCACAAGTCAAAGATTCAAGCCAACAGCTATGCCTGCTTGGCAGAGAGAGCTATGATGCTCAATCCTGCTTCAGCAGAACCCTGCCTCTACtcgttcattttcttctttaataacaAAAATCCCAGCCTTCATTATTTCTAAagcaattttacttattttttgggtCCCGGGTAAATTCGATTGAGAGTTAAGGCCAAGTCACGGTCGGCAACAGCCAACATAAGGCCCAAAGAAAGAACCAGGAGCCTCCACTGCCTCCGGTGGGGCACGACGCTGCCGCCTCGCCGCACTCCGCCAGCCACGTGACCTAGGCCACGAGGTTCCCACGCTGCCACCGCCGCCCCTCTCaccagaaaaaaagcaacaaagcTCAGCGCCACGTAGTGAGACATCGTGGAAGAGACGCCGAAACTCCAGGCTTTCCGGCCACCGCCGAGAGCTCGGCACAAAGGCCTGGCAGACACTGGGCTGGCGGACCCCACAGACCTCCCTACCTGCAAACCTAAGCATGTCAGGGCCCGGAGCCCGGTGGTCATCCCACCCCCGCCCATGAATCATGCCCGGGACTCACAGCGCCTGTTGCCTTGGCGAACTTATTGGCCACGTCCGAGAGCTGGTTATCGCGCAGAAAGCCGAGCACGAGGGGATACAGATCGCTGGGAACCACGCGGCGCAAGCCGGCGTCCGCCATCCTCTCGGCAATACGCGTCACTACCGTTGCCGACGCACGCGACTCAGGAACCCGGAAGAGGAGGGGTAGGGGCGGACCCCCGTGACGCCACAGCGCCTCGCGGGGCACGGCGGAAGGGGCGGGCGCACTCCGCAGAGCAGCCCCGCCCACACCTCGGAGACAGGGTAAAGGCGAAACCTACTAACGCTTTCCGGTCCCGCGAGTGTCGCCATCTTGGTAAGGCGGAGCCCGCCGGTCTGCTTTGTGAAGGCGGAACCCTGACGTCAGGGGTCACGCCCTCAGCCGCGGCGGGAAAACTTCGGACTTCCCGCGCCCTGCCTTTTTGATGGAGCCACCTTTTCTCAGTGCTGCGGTTACCCGCGCCCCTGGCATCTGGATGCCAGAGTAATGAGTGGGCCGGCGGGCCCGAACTGACCTTGAATTCCTCTAAACTTGGTCACATGATCTCCCAACCTACCCTATTCGCGCTGCCCGTGGATTCCCACTCTTCATCTTCACTGCCTCCAACACCCTGGGAGGCCCTTTCTCAAGATACCACCCCAACCTCTGCACTCCCACCTCCATTACAGAGGACGCTTCAGGTTATCTGTGGTAGTGGTGAGGCGTTGACCTTCAAAACTGCCCCTACCTCAATCATGACTTGCCCATGAGACAACCCTTTCCTCTCTTACATAACACAGCCTTAGGTCAGCTCCATGAAGGGAAAAAGGGGTTGTGCACCAAACCTGAGTGACAGCAGCAATCTCTTCAAACCTATAATCCTGAAAATAACCCTTCTACCACCTGGGGCACAGCCCACACTATGAACCCTCCCTGTGGAAGAACTAGAAAACCCCTCAACTGCCTCTCCTTTGTCATGAGTTACTCAAATTTATCAATCACTGCCCAGGCCTGCCAAGTTAATTCCAAGTTCTTCTATGTCAGTTCATATTAGCAAACAGCAATCCCTTCAGTCCTATGCACTACCCCTTGACTATTTCCCATTCATGCCCCTCAGGGAGGTAAGGATCCACTTTCTCAAGGGACACACCTCTCCTTTGCCTTTCTCAGGCATTCCCCTGTCCTTGGTATAATTCCTAcatctccctcttccccaaaGGTCTATCCACCTGCATGCATTCTTTAAACATCTGAGAACCTGCTGAATGCCAAGCATTGTGCTCAAGCTATTATGGTCCACATACACACAAGCCTCAGTTTCAAAAACCTTTATTTGCAACAAGTGTGAGCTTCCTCTGGGTCCTTGATATTAAAATTCCTTCCTGGACCAGTAGCACCACCCTTGtcggaaatgcagaatctcaggccccatcccagaagtcagaatctgcatttttaaaagatctccaGATGATTCAACTGCCCTTTTAAAGTTTGAGAGGCACTCCTAGATGACTGATATCACTGACAACACTCTTGAGGAGCAGTTTCAAGTACAAGAGGATTCTACACCTGACCAAAGAGGGGTCCTAGGAAATAAACGGAAGTAAGCATGTCCCTGTTGTGTTCAGAGAGGAAAAGTGACTTGTCTGGCACTAGCACCATAGAAAGAAGCACAACAGCACTTGGCAGTTCCCTCTAGTTCATGTTTATTAGTCTGCATAGTGACTTCGATTTTCCAAACACTGGGGGAACCCCTCAACCCCATCCATCTTACATAGGAATGCAAGTTAATGTGTTTCAATGcctattataaaaaacaaataccgctttaaaaaaatctgatttaacacatttttatttcacttttttccatttctttataaaaCAGTCATCTCCTCACTAGCAGCTGTCTCCCCTAGACTGGGGGAGGGAATGGAGGAGGTTGGGCACCTCCaaagaaaagggggtgggggagaagggccCAGGGTTACCTCCTGAGGTTCTTCTGGGCCTGTTTCAACAATGTGTCAAAGTCAAGAGAATCAAATTTGCTCTTTACAGGAGCAGGGTCAAAGTCTTCCCGGTTGGAGTCTATAAAGGTAGAGAGAGACAAACATCAAGGTCTCTGAGTACACCTCCCAACCACAGCGTCCTCAAATGGCCAGCTACCTCTCATGTCTATAATGGATGGAGCTAAAATCACCTGGATATTAAGTCAAAAGACAGGTGAGCACCCCTTTCTCCTCTCATTCCACCCCTTAGGCTCTTCACGTTGTCAGAGGAAGACAAGTCTGCCTAGCTAGCGCCCCTCTCAAAAGGCTGGGGACCTTTTGAGGGAGGAGATGATACCAAAGGCTCAGGGCCTCCCTCCACTCACCAAGATCAGAATAGCTTCTCTTGCAGAACTGCCTGCGGCCCCCAAAGCAGAGATCAAAGGGCTGTTCATCTGCTTGCCTCAGCTTGTGGCCACTCTCGATGGCTGCAAATGCCTCCTCGGCATAGCGATAAGTGACGAAGCCATAGTTGTCACTGGTGGGGAGGGTGAGACAGAGGCTGACATGGCTATTTGGGCACATGccatggagaagagacagctcGCCAGGGTACAGTAATGGACTGGGGTGGTTCTTCTCATTCCCCAAATTGCCAGCCCTCTAACTGTAGAAATGAAGGTGCCTATATTGCCTAACACACCAGAGCAAGGGGGAAAGACAAAGAAGCATCAAGATAGATAATGAGACAGGACATCCTGACCTTAGGGCCCAACCTCACCCTTGGACACGGAAGTGGATGGTGCACTCCTCAATCTCTCCAAAAACAGAGAACCTCTGTTTCAGCTCTGACCTAGTCATGCGACCAGGTATCTTCCCAATGAAGAccactcttctctcttcctatGTTAGGTCAAGGAAAATTGACACACCATGAGCCAAGGCCATAGCTGCAGATGGCTCTCTGAGCTCATGTCATGGCTCAGGGACAAGCCCTCTCCTCCCAGGACCTGTTCCTCTACTCACTATTGCACGCTCCTTCTGCAGAACTCTCTGCCTTTGGTAATGGTCGTGTGAACGATAAGAACTGTACCTGACAAGAGAAGAAGGTGCCATCAGTGCCCCAGACATTAGGCAGCTCAAGTCTCAGAACTCTTAGGCACCTGCACC includes these proteins:
- the NOLC1 gene encoding nucleolar and coiled-body phosphoprotein 1, whose product is MADAGLRRVVPSDLYPLVLGFLRDNQLSDVANKFAKATGATQQDANASSLLDIYSFWLKSTKAPKRKLQANGPVTKKAKKKTSSSDSSEDSSEEEEAQGPPAKKAAVPAKRASLLQHPGKAAVKASESSSSSEESSDDEEEDKKKKPVQKGVKPQAKTVKAPPKKAKSSDSDSDSSSEDEVPKNQKPKTTPVAAKAQAKAPAKPGTPARPAAKVVNGKAAGSNSSSSSSSSSSDDDSEEEKAAAVSKKTVPKKQVVAKAPVKAAAAPAQKSSSSEDSSSEEEEEEEQKKKPMKKKPGPYSSVPPPSVPPPKKSLGIQAPKKAAERQQPVESSEDSSDESDSSAEEEKRPPAKAGISKATTKPAPAKKAAESSSDSSDSDSSEDEAPAKPASTTKNSSGKPAATPKQSAVKPATTPKQPAASGQKPLTRKADSTSSEEESSSSEEEKTKKNVATPKSKVMAKAAPSLPAKQASQGGGDSSSDSDSSSSEEDEEEKTPKPPAKKKPQKAGGTVAPSKPASVKKAKAESSSTSSSEDSSEEEEEEKPKGKGTPRPQTPKANGTSALTAQNGKADKDSNEEEEGKKKAAVAVAKPGSGKKWKQNEAAKEAETPPAKKIKPQTPNTFPKRKKGERRGSSPFRRIREEEIKVDARVADNSFDAKRGATGDWGERANQVLKFTKGKSFRHEKTKKKRGSYRGGSISVQVNSVKFDSE